A region from the Aegilops tauschii subsp. strangulata cultivar AL8/78 chromosome 5, Aet v6.0, whole genome shotgun sequence genome encodes:
- the LOC109762215 gene encoding uncharacterized protein, whose amino-acid sequence MASGELPPSRKKSAPTTISSLGDDLLCEVFLRLPSLPTLVRAALTCPAFLRAVRSSPKFRRRFRDLHPAPLLGVFLDIYEPAMPAFVPIRCRSDPDHAAAVRGADVFLTRVPDVEEEDDDDVFVTRVPEGEGEGEGEGDAEVEDEEEEEEEEEEEEEEEEDDDEGEGEEEGDDEVEDEDEDEDEDEGEDEDEDEDEDEDEGGVDKHRWSMTGYRAAEGKGDSPRWSMTECRDGYVVLVNQTDNGSTKRVAVYDPLTRGLHLLSAPPEEICGDPEDTAVEFHVVTSEEDRRSLRVVCVGKESGEVRVAVFSLGSRKWQISPEAVSLQLDGEDNGTLVNGCVYWATGADIHVLNSATLQFSRIDRPPHMRREGYKIGETSDGKLCVAWATSSPGLSVWVRRADGSGVDKWMRDRAFGTRAIGELNLEFVDELPVLALDVVAIIGGIVYLSIFQPSLPSASGWFLSFCIETKELKKVCPITRSETSYPYVMAWPPVLVGNKVNSLG is encoded by the coding sequence ATGGCTTCTGGTGAGCTGCCGCCGTCCAGGAAGAAATCCGCTCCCACCACCATAAGCTCCCTCGGCGACGACCTCCTGTGCGAGGTGTTCCTCCGCCTGCCCTCCCTCCCGACCCTCGTCCGCGCCGCTCTCACCTGCCCCGCCTTTCTCCGAGCCGTCCGTTCGTCCCCGAAATTCCGCCGCCGCTTCCGCGATCTTCACCCGGCCCCGCTCCTGGGCGTCTTCCTCGACATTTACGAGCCTGCCATGCCCGCCTTCGTGCCCATCCGCTGCCGGTCCGATCCGGACCACGCGGCCGCCGTCCGCGGCGCTGATGTCTTCCTCACCCGCGTCCCCGACGTTGAAGAAGAAGACGACGACGATGTCTTCGTCACCCGTGTCCCCGAAGGGGAGGgggaaggggaaggggaaggggatgccgaagttgaagacgaagaagaagaagaagaagaagaagaagaagaagaagaagaagaagaagatgatgatgaaggggaaggggaagaggaagGGGATGACGAAGTCGAAGACGAAGACGAAGACGAAGACGAAGATGAAGGGGAAGATGAAGATGAAGACGAAGACGAAGACGAAGATGAGGGGGGAGTCGACAAACATCGGTGGTCAATGACCGGGTACCGCGCGGCCGAAGGCAAAGGCGACAGCCCCAGGTGGTCAATGACCGAGTGTCGCGATGGCTACGTGGTTCTCGTCAACCAGACTGACAACGGGAGCACCAAGCGGGTGGCCGTGTACGACCCCCTTACACGGGGCCTGCACCTCCTCTCTGCGCCACCGGAAGAAATCTGCGGAGACCCAGAAGACACCGCAGTCGAGTTCCACGTTGTCACCTCCGAAGAGGACCGCCGGTCGCTCCGCGTCGTCTGCGTTGGCAAGGAAAGTGGGGAAGTTCGAGTCGCCGTCTTCTCGCTGGGCAGCAGGAAGTGGCAGATCTCCCCAGAAGCGGTGAGCCTGCAGCTGGATGGCGAAGACAATGGTACACTAGTGAACGGGTGTGTCTACTGGGCAACCGGAGCAGATATCCATGTGCTGAACAGTGCAACGCTGCAATTCTCCCGGATCGATCGGCCTCCGCACATGCGACGGGAGGGTTACAAGATCGGCGAGACCAGTGATGGAAAGCTCTGTGTCGCCTGGGCAACTTCTAGTCCCGGGCTTTCTGTTTGGGTCCGGAGAGCCGACGGCAGCGGTGTCGACAAATGGATGCGGGACAGGGCATTTGGGACGCGTGCGATTGGTGAGCTCAACCTAGAGTTTGTAGATGAACTCCCTGTACTGGCATTGGATGTTGTGGCCATCATCGGTGGCATTGTGTATTTGTCTATCTTCCAGCCATCGCTTCCAAGTGCTTCAGGCTGGTTCCTATCCTTCTGCATTGAGACAAAGGAGCTGAAGAAGGTCTGCCCTATCACTCGCTCTGAAACATCCTACCCCTACGTAATGGCGTGGCCTCCTGTTCTGGTAGGCAATAAGGTGAACTCTCTCGGCTAG